In Proteus vulgaris, one DNA window encodes the following:
- the norV gene encoding anaerobic nitric oxide reductase flavorubredoxin encodes MAIHVKNNVNWVGQRDWEVRDFHGTEYKTLLGSSYNSYLIREEKNVLIDTVDHKFSREFVQNLRTQINLEEIDYIIINHAEEDHAGALTELMSFIPNTPIYCTANAIDSINGHHHHPEWNFNIVKTGDSLDIGNGKQLIFVETPMLHWPDSMMTYLTGDAILFSNDAFGQHYCDERLFNDEVDQTELFEQCQRYYANILTPFSRLVTPKINEILGFNLPVDMIATSHGVVWRDNPTQIVELYLKWAADYQEDRITIFYDTMSNNTRMMADAIAQGINEIDPNVFVKSYNVAKSDKNDIITSAFRSKGVLVGSSTMNNVMMPKIAAMLEEMTGLRFRNKKAAAFGSYGWNGGAVDRIQTRLMDAGFDTALALKTKWRPDMQAQEICREYGRELARQWALAPLPATQPCCTTSSQPEAITDVEAIDLGPRMQCSVCQWIYDPAVGEPIQNVQPNTPWSEVPDNFLCPECSLGKDVFDALAKEAK; translated from the coding sequence ATGGCTATTCATGTTAAAAATAATGTTAATTGGGTTGGGCAACGTGACTGGGAAGTTCGTGATTTTCATGGCACTGAATACAAAACATTATTAGGTAGTAGCTATAACAGCTACCTAATACGTGAAGAGAAAAATGTGCTTATTGATACCGTTGACCATAAATTCAGTCGTGAATTTGTACAAAATTTACGAACACAAATTAATCTAGAAGAGATTGATTACATTATTATTAATCATGCAGAAGAAGATCACGCAGGTGCATTAACTGAGCTGATGTCCTTTATTCCTAATACCCCGATTTATTGCACAGCAAACGCCATTGATTCAATCAATGGACATCATCATCACCCTGAATGGAATTTTAATATCGTCAAAACAGGCGATAGCCTAGATATTGGTAATGGCAAGCAACTCATTTTTGTTGAAACGCCAATGCTACATTGGCCTGACAGCATGATGACCTATTTAACTGGTGATGCGATTTTATTTAGTAATGATGCCTTTGGCCAGCACTATTGTGATGAACGGTTGTTTAACGATGAAGTTGATCAAACAGAATTATTTGAACAATGCCAACGTTATTACGCCAATATTTTGACGCCATTTAGCCGCCTTGTAACACCGAAAATTAATGAAATTTTAGGCTTTAATTTACCTGTCGATATGATTGCTACGTCTCACGGTGTGGTATGGCGTGATAATCCAACACAAATTGTTGAATTATATCTAAAATGGGCTGCCGATTATCAAGAAGATCGTATTACTATTTTCTATGACACCATGTCTAACAATACCCGCATGATGGCAGATGCCATTGCACAAGGTATCAATGAAATTGACCCTAATGTGTTTGTAAAAAGCTATAACGTCGCCAAAAGTGACAAAAATGACATTATCACTAGTGCGTTTCGTTCTAAGGGCGTGCTTGTTGGTTCATCAACAATGAATAATGTCATGATGCCAAAAATTGCCGCCATGCTTGAAGAAATGACAGGCTTACGTTTTCGTAATAAAAAAGCAGCTGCTTTCGGAAGTTATGGCTGGAATGGTGGCGCGGTTGACCGCATTCAAACTCGTTTAATGGACGCTGGATTTGACACCGCACTAGCACTAAAAACTAAATGGCGCCCAGATATGCAAGCACAAGAAATTTGTCGTGAATATGGACGTGAACTTGCACGCCAATGGGCTTTAGCGCCACTTCCTGCAACTCAACCTTGTTGTACAACCTCATCACAACCTGAAGCTATCACAGATGTTGAAGCAATCGACTTAGGCCCACGTATGCAATGCAGTGTATGCCAATGGATTTACGATCCGGCAGTAGGTGAACCAATTCAAAACGTTCAACCTAATACACCATGGAGCGAAGTCCCTGATAACTTCTTATGCCCTGAATGCTCATTAGGAAAAGATGTCTTTGATGCACTTGCAAAGGAGGCAAAATGA
- the norW gene encoding NADH:flavorubredoxin reductase NorW, with protein MSTDLLNSGIVIIGAGFAARQLVKNIRKFNADLPITLIASDSIDEYNKPDLSHVISQAQCANDLTKQTAQEFAQQYQLAIHPYTQIVDINTDEKRIQSAKGEQWHYDKLVLATGAKTYCPAISGHELMFTLNSQQEYRAYEAQIRQAKRILILGAGLIGTELAMDFSRANKEVILADISGQLLSSLIPSDLSGRLQSSLTEIGVRLMLKSPLQSLTQTDNGILATFNQHHQLTVDCVIAATGLAPNMELAHLAGLHTDRGIMVNEYLQSSNSDIYALGDCAQINGNLLPFLQPIQLSAMHLAKSLVGENNAPLNLPPMIIRVKTPLMPLHLAGETARNDLTWNINTTQSGVIAKGFDENDVLRAFVVTEEQVKEAFALLRALSA; from the coding sequence ATGAGTACAGACCTGCTCAATAGTGGGATTGTCATTATTGGCGCGGGCTTTGCTGCGCGCCAATTAGTCAAAAATATTCGCAAATTTAATGCAGATCTTCCCATTACCTTAATTGCATCAGACAGTATTGATGAATATAACAAGCCAGATTTAAGCCATGTTATTAGCCAAGCTCAATGTGCAAATGATTTAACCAAACAAACAGCCCAAGAGTTTGCACAACAGTATCAACTCGCGATCCATCCATATACGCAAATTGTCGATATTAATACGGATGAAAAACGGATCCAGAGTGCCAAAGGTGAACAATGGCATTACGATAAATTGGTATTAGCCACTGGAGCGAAAACTTATTGTCCTGCTATTTCAGGCCATGAGTTAATGTTTACGCTTAATAGTCAACAAGAGTACCGAGCTTATGAAGCACAAATTCGCCAAGCTAAACGTATATTAATTTTAGGGGCAGGATTAATTGGTACTGAATTAGCCATGGATTTTAGTCGAGCAAACAAAGAAGTGATCCTTGCTGATATTTCAGGGCAATTATTATCTTCTCTGATCCCTTCCGATCTCAGTGGTCGCTTACAATCAAGCCTTACTGAAATTGGTGTACGCTTAATGCTGAAATCACCATTACAGTCATTAACACAAACCGATAACGGTATTTTAGCGACATTTAATCAACATCATCAATTAACAGTTGATTGCGTTATTGCTGCTACAGGACTCGCACCCAATATGGAATTAGCTCACCTTGCGGGTTTACATACCGACCGTGGGATCATGGTAAATGAATATCTGCAAAGCAGTAATAGTGATATTTATGCCTTAGGTGATTGTGCACAAATTAACGGTAATTTATTACCATTTTTACAGCCAATACAATTAAGTGCGATGCATTTAGCCAAATCACTTGTAGGTGAAAATAATGCACCGCTGAATTTACCACCAATGATTATTCGGGTGAAAACGCCGCTAATGCCTCTACATCTTGCCGGTGAAACCGCACGTAATGACTTAACGTGGAATATTAATACAACACAATCTGGTGTTATCGCTAAAGGTTTTGATGAGAATGACGTATTACGTGCCTTTGTGGTTACAGAAGAACAGGTAAAAGAAGCTTTTGCTTTATTACGAGCACTGTCCGCTTAA
- the ytfE gene encoding iron-sulfur cluster repair protein YtfE, with protein sequence MNLRDKTLGQLALSISGASAIFRQYNLDFCCGGKRTLSKSAEKAGLNIDEIENKLLALSQQPLEKDWRQTPLSEIIDFIIVRYHDKHRTQLPELILQAEKVERVHEAKPTVPKGLARQLTLLLDELTSHMMKEERILFPMIKNGLGSQAGAPISVMEHEHDDAGEIVEVIKFITKNVTPPPEACTTWRVLYNGINEFIDDLMNHISLENNLLFPRALSGE encoded by the coding sequence ATGAATTTACGTGATAAAACTCTCGGTCAACTAGCCCTGTCTATTTCAGGTGCCAGTGCTATTTTTCGTCAATATAACCTCGACTTTTGCTGTGGAGGTAAACGTACATTAAGTAAATCTGCAGAGAAAGCCGGATTAAACATTGATGAAATTGAAAATAAATTACTCGCACTTTCACAACAACCATTAGAAAAAGATTGGCGACAAACGCCATTAAGTGAAATTATTGATTTTATTATTGTTCGCTACCACGACAAACACAGAACACAATTACCGGAGCTTATTCTACAAGCAGAAAAAGTAGAACGCGTTCATGAAGCAAAACCGACTGTCCCTAAAGGGTTAGCTCGCCAATTAACACTATTATTAGATGAGCTAACAAGCCATATGATGAAAGAAGAGCGTATTCTTTTTCCTATGATAAAAAATGGTTTAGGAAGCCAAGCTGGAGCTCCCATTAGTGTTATGGAACACGAACATGATGATGCGGGTGAAATTGTTGAAGTGATTAAATTTATTACCAAAAATGTCACACCACCACCTGAAGCCTGTACCACATGGCGAGTACTTTATAATGGCATTAATGAGTTTATCGACGATTTAATGAATCATATTAGCTTAGAAAATAATTTATTATTTCCAAGAGCATTATCGGGCGAGTAA
- a CDS encoding extracellular solute-binding protein: MATIKDIAKLAGVSHGTVSNVLNKRGNVSVEKIEAVYQAAKQMGYQLNTQAQLLRTNKSHKIAILLPQLVSEKYAVFFNSLRQSIAHFPEVTYDLFLTDDLETTELEALQKIAAGGYKQVITVSCLKDANIYFDTLKLPPSQVAFVYRQPLNTQRFFTLDFAQAVEAICQQIAKTTGKLVGIFMGSSDYLNNQNFANELQNRLLEYAPNKKNVVLCASDEESYKIAFDFFSMEQIPDLFIAQDIEKACYLTQASYFGSHNDCPPIFALSDNIPPVLKGLYCFPMNYAQLGLEVIDALIQDEEDAEIIENNVTCVRNQSDHLYTLTPAVISEDKADISLNLLILPSPSTSALKKLLPHFYRQTGIKVNLAIHPYDEVYQILSQLHLHPYYDLLRIDMACFPWFAERILQPLDKIGNGLTDLLNNFSLPTQQKFSLVNNVAYAMPFDASAQLLFYRKDLFEDPILKRMYYEKTGNELTVPTTFEEYDNVTQFFTEQHEEGQLSCPMGASTTLGSAGLIATEYLLRYYAKGGCLIGSHNIPRLEMPLAGEILEEYLKQLSITENIHNKWWSESVRQFEQGHLAMLIAYMNLFNDVAHSNILPKTGFAPVPGSIPQLGGGVLGVSRYSQKSQYAEQFYRWLYSPMVMDHLILLGGNSNHKNFSHNQEISHRYPWMTLAYQEINKGIRESSVPNGKLFNLRQAEIIIGQGITNVVNNIMTIDETIEYINQRLLIDTQGER; the protein is encoded by the coding sequence ATGGCAACGATTAAAGATATTGCAAAATTAGCAGGTGTTTCTCATGGAACGGTTTCTAACGTATTGAATAAACGTGGAAATGTAAGTGTTGAGAAGATTGAAGCTGTGTATCAAGCTGCCAAACAAATGGGTTATCAGTTAAATACACAGGCTCAACTGTTAAGAACCAATAAAAGCCATAAAATAGCCATACTTTTACCTCAATTAGTTTCTGAAAAATATGCTGTTTTCTTTAATTCCTTAAGACAATCTATTGCTCATTTTCCTGAGGTTACTTACGATCTTTTCTTAACGGATGATCTGGAAACTACAGAATTGGAGGCATTACAGAAAATTGCCGCGGGTGGTTATAAACAAGTGATCACTGTAAGTTGTCTCAAAGATGCAAATATCTATTTTGATACGTTAAAATTACCTCCATCTCAAGTTGCATTTGTTTATCGCCAGCCACTTAATACTCAACGATTTTTTACGCTAGATTTTGCTCAAGCAGTTGAAGCTATTTGCCAACAGATTGCAAAAACTACAGGTAAATTAGTGGGTATTTTTATGGGGAGTAGCGACTATTTAAATAATCAAAACTTTGCCAATGAATTACAAAATCGACTTTTAGAGTATGCACCCAATAAGAAAAATGTGGTGCTTTGTGCATCAGATGAAGAGAGCTATAAAATTGCGTTCGACTTCTTTTCTATGGAGCAAATTCCGGACCTATTTATTGCACAAGATATTGAAAAAGCTTGTTATTTAACGCAGGCGAGTTATTTTGGTAGCCACAATGATTGCCCACCTATTTTTGCATTGAGTGATAATATTCCACCTGTATTAAAAGGGTTATATTGCTTTCCAATGAACTACGCTCAACTTGGGTTAGAAGTGATTGATGCACTTATCCAAGATGAAGAGGATGCGGAAATTATCGAGAATAATGTAACTTGTGTGCGTAATCAAAGTGATCATCTTTATACTTTAACGCCAGCGGTTATCAGTGAGGATAAAGCAGATATAAGTCTTAACTTATTAATTTTACCTAGCCCTTCAACCAGTGCATTAAAAAAGCTACTACCTCATTTTTATCGTCAAACAGGGATTAAAGTTAATTTAGCAATTCATCCTTACGATGAAGTGTATCAAATTTTAAGTCAGTTACATTTACATCCCTATTATGATTTATTGCGTATTGATATGGCCTGTTTTCCTTGGTTTGCGGAAAGAATATTACAGCCATTAGATAAGATTGGTAATGGATTAACGGATTTATTAAATAATTTTTCACTACCTACTCAGCAAAAATTTAGCTTAGTGAATAATGTTGCTTATGCCATGCCTTTTGATGCCAGTGCACAACTCTTATTTTATCGAAAAGACTTGTTTGAAGATCCTATTCTAAAAAGAATGTACTACGAAAAAACAGGTAATGAATTAACTGTACCGACAACATTTGAAGAATACGATAATGTGACGCAATTTTTTACTGAGCAACATGAAGAGGGGCAATTAAGTTGCCCAATGGGGGCATCAACAACATTGGGTAGCGCGGGGTTAATTGCAACAGAGTATCTATTACGTTATTACGCCAAAGGTGGATGTTTAATAGGAAGTCATAATATTCCTAGATTAGAAATGCCTTTAGCAGGTGAAATATTAGAAGAATATTTAAAACAGTTGTCGATCACTGAGAATATTCATAATAAATGGTGGAGTGAATCGGTTAGACAATTTGAGCAAGGACATCTTGCTATGCTTATTGCTTATATGAATTTATTTAACGATGTTGCGCATAGCAATATTTTACCTAAAACAGGTTTTGCACCTGTACCTGGCAGTATTCCACAATTAGGCGGTGGCGTATTAGGGGTTTCACGTTATAGCCAAAAATCACAATATGCAGAGCAATTTTATCGTTGGCTTTATTCCCCAATGGTTATGGATCACCTTATTTTATTAGGTGGAAACAGTAATCATAAAAATTTCAGCCATAATCAAGAGATTAGCCATCGTTATCCATGGATGACATTGGCTTATCAAGAAATTAATAAGGGAATACGAGAATCTTCGGTGCCTAATGGTAAGTTATTTAATTTACGCCAAGCCGAAATTATTATCGGGCAAGGCATTACTAATGTCGTTAATAATATTATGACGATAGACGAGACTATCGAATATATAAACCAGCGTTTGTTGATAGATACTCAAGGCGAGCGGTAG
- a CDS encoding MBL fold metallo-hydrolase, with product MKLHFLGTAASEGIPNPFCRCEHCLKARELGGKDIRTHSSAIVDDIMLIDVSPTFSYQLMRDGMDATNFESLLFTHTHPDHFNVGDLFSRMEGYGFEINHPLHIFGNDRAINGCIEVLPGYSKERFAFHCLIPFVTVERNGYKITPLLANHAKWELCYVYHIEKDGKVIFYGHDSGWFPELTWKWLENKPLDIVVFECTYGLNGKARTDNHMSLETVFAAKEKLQQQGCLHQETQIAVSHISHSGKLLHLELEAVCAPHNIRVAYDGLTLETN from the coding sequence ATGAAACTTCATTTTTTAGGGACGGCGGCCTCCGAAGGTATACCCAATCCCTTCTGCCGCTGTGAACACTGCCTGAAAGCAAGAGAACTTGGTGGGAAAGATATCAGAACTCACTCTTCTGCCATTGTCGATGACATTATGCTAATCGACGTATCACCTACATTTAGTTACCAGTTAATGCGTGATGGAATGGATGCTACCAATTTTGAAAGCCTTCTATTCACTCACACTCATCCTGATCATTTCAATGTCGGCGATCTATTTAGCCGAATGGAAGGTTATGGTTTTGAAATTAACCATCCCCTTCATATTTTTGGTAACGATCGTGCAATTAATGGCTGTATCGAAGTTTTACCCGGTTACAGCAAAGAGCGCTTTGCTTTTCACTGCTTAATTCCTTTTGTTACCGTAGAAAGAAACGGTTATAAAATTACGCCATTACTCGCTAATCATGCAAAATGGGAGCTTTGCTATGTTTATCATATTGAAAAAGATGGCAAAGTGATTTTTTATGGCCATGATTCTGGTTGGTTCCCTGAATTAACATGGAAATGGTTAGAGAATAAACCACTTGATATCGTTGTTTTTGAATGTACTTATGGACTCAACGGTAAAGCTCGTACCGATAATCATATGAGCCTAGAAACCGTATTTGCTGCGAAAGAAAAACTGCAACAACAAGGTTGTTTACATCAAGAAACACAAATTGCCGTTTCGCATATTTCACATAGTGGCAAATTGCTTCACCTCGAATTAGAAGCTGTTTGTGCTCCTCACAATATCCGTGTTGCCTACGACGGATTAACGTTAGAAACAAATTAA
- a CDS encoding MFS transporter, whose product MDMKITSRLLIMMFVQYFMQGAWNMTMGLVLSSYGMASIIGNAYALLGVATIISPLFIGMVADRFFASQKVMGILHLINAAVIICVPQFIEAQNSGMTLFLIFIIGLLFYPTTALSNSISFSHINGVKYFPIIRVFGTFGFMAIGFILGEMGFSGSTMTWYIASAVGVLLGFYCFTLPNTPPKAKGKPFSARDILCLDALSLFKDRYFAILMFSIFILMIPKTAYSAYIPVFIKALGFNNAASIMQIGIACEVLFMFVLSFFLMKFGFKITLLLGAVSWIIRSIFFSYAAVNTEFYFIVIGLMLQGLCWDFFFTAGDIYVDRKAKPEIRAQAQGLRFIVSNGFGLLFASTICGQIFNSTVTETGDAALPQWSTFWIYPAIVAAVVTIFFIFFFKDDVTKKKNNEDKKVQEGIATP is encoded by the coding sequence ATGGATATGAAAATAACCTCTCGCTTACTGATTATGATGTTTGTGCAATATTTCATGCAAGGTGCGTGGAATATGACTATGGGACTGGTATTAAGCAGCTATGGTATGGCAAGCATTATTGGTAATGCCTATGCTTTATTAGGTGTCGCAACAATTATTTCCCCATTATTTATAGGTATGGTGGCAGACCGTTTCTTTGCTTCACAAAAAGTCATGGGCATCCTTCATTTAATTAATGCGGCTGTCATTATTTGTGTTCCTCAATTTATTGAGGCACAAAACAGTGGCATGACACTCTTCTTAATTTTCATTATTGGATTATTGTTTTATCCAACAACTGCACTTTCAAATAGTATTAGTTTCTCTCATATTAATGGGGTGAAATATTTCCCTATTATTCGTGTATTCGGTACATTTGGTTTTATGGCTATCGGATTTATATTAGGAGAAATGGGCTTCTCAGGTAGTACGATGACTTGGTATATCGCTTCTGCTGTGGGTGTTTTACTTGGTTTCTACTGCTTTACCTTACCTAATACGCCCCCTAAAGCAAAAGGTAAGCCATTCTCTGCTCGTGATATTTTATGTTTAGATGCGCTTTCATTATTTAAAGACCGCTATTTCGCTATCTTAATGTTTAGTATCTTTATTTTAATGATCCCAAAAACAGCTTACTCCGCTTATATTCCTGTTTTTATTAAAGCATTAGGTTTTAATAATGCGGCATCTATTATGCAAATAGGTATAGCCTGTGAAGTTCTGTTTATGTTTGTATTGTCATTCTTCTTAATGAAATTTGGCTTCAAAATTACATTACTTCTAGGTGCTGTTAGCTGGATCATTCGCTCAATATTCTTCTCTTATGCTGCGGTAAATACAGAGTTTTATTTTATCGTTATCGGATTAATGTTGCAGGGATTATGTTGGGACTTCTTCTTTACTGCTGGTGATATCTATGTTGACCGCAAAGCCAAACCAGAAATTCGTGCTCAAGCACAAGGCCTGCGCTTTATTGTCTCTAATGGTTTCGGCTTATTATTTGCTTCCACTATTTGTGGTCAAATCTTTAATTCAACCGTAACCGAAACGGGTGATGCTGCATTGCCACAGTGGTCAACATTCTGGATATATCCAGCAATAGTCGCTGCTGTTGTAACCATATTCTTTATCTTCTTCTTTAAAGATGACGTAACAAAAAAGAAAAATAATGAAGATAAAAAAGTCCAGGAAGGCATTGCAACACCATAG
- a CDS encoding MgtC/SapB family protein: MDALIQFVDGIGPLSLSSIAKLLAAFILGGFIGLERESKGKPVGFKTCVIIAVASCLLTIVSIQSAEYYANISDNIRSDPMRLAAQIISGVGFLGAGVILHRRDDAISGLTTAAIVWASAGVGIACGSGFYWHAMIVTVLFFMAIQLSPQVVLLQMKNQRLGKIKVRMLFTHENGVPLLIEYLKSHKDVIENLTIRDIKKERVEVNLKLLVRQKITLPEFYCSLKQLEYVHSVSLDH, encoded by the coding sequence TTGGACGCATTAATTCAGTTTGTTGACGGCATTGGCCCTTTATCACTATCAAGTATCGCTAAATTACTGGCCGCCTTTATTTTGGGCGGCTTTATTGGCTTAGAGCGTGAATCAAAGGGAAAGCCTGTCGGTTTTAAAACTTGTGTCATTATTGCCGTTGCGAGTTGTTTATTAACTATTGTTTCTATTCAATCCGCAGAATATTACGCCAATATCTCCGACAACATTCGTAGTGATCCTATGAGATTGGCAGCACAAATTATCAGTGGTGTGGGTTTTCTTGGTGCTGGTGTTATATTGCATCGACGTGATGATGCAATTTCAGGCCTGACAACCGCCGCCATCGTATGGGCATCTGCGGGTGTTGGTATTGCTTGTGGCTCAGGTTTTTATTGGCATGCCATGATTGTGACGGTTCTATTTTTTATGGCTATTCAACTTAGCCCACAAGTGGTGCTATTACAGATGAAAAACCAACGTTTAGGTAAAATAAAGGTGCGTATGTTATTTACTCATGAAAATGGCGTACCTCTTTTAATCGAGTACTTAAAAAGCCATAAAGATGTAATTGAAAATTTAACAATCCGCGATATTAAAAAAGAGCGCGTTGAAGTAAATTTAAAATTATTAGTTAGACAAAAAATTACCTTACCGGAATTTTATTGTTCTTTAAAACAGCTTGAATATGTTCATTCTGTTTCTTTGGATCATTAA
- a CDS encoding acyltransferase family protein, with the protein MNVKYRADIDGLRAVAVILVIFFHFDNRLIPSGFIGVDIFFVISGFLISSIIKNALSQGNFSFRDFYIRRLWRLQPLYLFVLLSVLVISGFFYLPSDYLDITNSEKYASALVSNKYFARATTSYAAQDALFLPLLHTWSLAIEWQWYLFLPFALYFLHKINYKEKINNFYPVVFITIISFSLVFFYQKDQPKNYYFFSTRIFEFMLGVCVAYLPTKVKLHQSVSDAISLIALGVIFWITFQKEVIAGYPNFNTLYVCLGAALIIYTGQHGNIIKKILSLKPIVIVGLLSYSLYLWHWPLLAIARYIGVFNTEIQKGLLLALTLLLSIFSYLLIEKPFRRKRLEFKYSFAFLLIVPILLALGLNALNEKYQGFGVRLGQNYVNLEAKLNQFDYQNRDKCMNFEASDPDKMCHIGDIGSQKKAFLLGDSHANHYWGFMDILGKDAKIDVYAQATSSCITLPNIYLYDWSNHKNTVYQRCYDQTAKYYQLIKNNHFDYVIFGQVWNNYASNHVINKIGDVRTVEESRKRVEKAMREALDIIITTGAKPVFIKTVNSMPSGFMTCFYENAKLRKDFADNNCNPKNYKGEGNTWMDQLFVKLKKDYPALIIIDPKDVQCDKNVCLTDIEGVPVYRDVGHITDYASTLFGMMYLERFGNPLEVKNTQ; encoded by the coding sequence ATGAATGTAAAATATCGAGCTGACATTGATGGTTTAAGAGCCGTAGCCGTTATTCTGGTTATCTTTTTTCATTTTGATAATCGCTTAATACCATCAGGATTTATTGGTGTCGATATCTTTTTTGTGATCTCTGGTTTTTTGATTTCATCAATTATTAAAAATGCATTATCACAAGGCAATTTTTCATTCCGTGATTTTTATATTCGCCGGTTATGGCGATTACAACCTCTCTATCTTTTTGTATTACTTTCAGTTTTAGTTATTTCAGGTTTTTTCTATCTTCCTAGTGATTATCTCGATATCACGAATAGTGAAAAATATGCCTCTGCGTTGGTTTCTAATAAATATTTTGCAAGAGCAACAACCAGTTATGCGGCGCAAGATGCGTTATTTTTGCCGTTATTGCATACATGGTCTTTAGCGATAGAGTGGCAATGGTATCTGTTTTTGCCTTTTGCACTTTATTTTCTGCATAAAATCAATTATAAAGAAAAAATAAATAATTTTTATCCTGTTGTATTTATTACAATAATTTCTTTTTCTTTAGTGTTTTTTTATCAAAAAGATCAGCCTAAAAATTATTACTTTTTTAGTACACGTATTTTTGAGTTTATGCTGGGTGTTTGTGTCGCTTATTTACCGACAAAAGTGAAGCTTCATCAAAGCGTCAGTGATGCTATTAGTCTTATTGCTTTAGGCGTGATCTTTTGGATCACATTTCAAAAAGAGGTAATTGCGGGCTATCCTAATTTTAATACATTATATGTTTGTCTTGGCGCTGCATTAATTATTTATACCGGACAGCATGGAAATATTATTAAAAAAATACTTTCATTAAAGCCGATCGTGATCGTTGGATTATTATCTTACTCATTGTATTTATGGCATTGGCCTTTGCTCGCTATTGCGCGTTATATTGGCGTATTTAATACCGAGATACAAAAAGGGTTACTTTTAGCTTTAACATTATTACTCTCTATTTTTTCTTATCTCCTTATTGAAAAACCGTTTAGAAGAAAGCGTCTTGAGTTTAAATATTCTTTCGCGTTTTTACTGATTGTACCTATTTTATTGGCGTTAGGATTAAATGCGTTGAATGAAAAATATCAAGGCTTTGGTGTTAGACTTGGGCAAAATTACGTTAATTTAGAGGCAAAACTCAATCAGTTTGATTATCAAAATCGGGATAAATGTATGAATTTTGAAGCCTCAGATCCCGATAAAATGTGCCATATTGGTGATATAGGGAGTCAGAAAAAAGCCTTTTTGTTGGGTGATTCTCATGCAAATCACTACTGGGGCTTTATGGATATATTAGGTAAAGATGCCAAGATAGATGTATATGCACAAGCAACTTCATCGTGTATTACACTTCCTAATATTTATCTTTATGACTGGTCTAATCATAAAAATACAGTTTATCAACGTTGTTACGATCAGACGGCGAAATATTATCAACTTATAAAGAATAACCACTTTGATTATGTAATATTTGGGCAGGTTTGGAATAATTACGCGTCAAATCATGTCATTAATAAGATAGGTGATGTAAGAACTGTTGAAGAGTCTCGCAAACGCGTTGAGAAAGCGATGCGTGAAGCACTTGATATTATTATTACCACAGGTGCTAAACCTGTTTTTATTAAAACAGTCAATTCTATGCCAAGTGGTTTTATGACCTGTTTTTATGAAAATGCAAAATTAAGGAAAGACTTTGCAGATAATAACTGTAACCCTAAAAACTATAAAGGCGAGGGAAATACATGGATGGATCAGTTATTTGTTAAATTAAAAAAAGACTATCCAGCCTTAATTATCATCGATCCCAAAGATGTGCAGTGCGATAAAAATGTCTGCCTAACCGATATAGAAGGTGTGCCAGTTTATCGTGATGTAGGGCATATTACAGATTATGCTTCAACACTATTTGGCATGATGTATTTAGAACGCTTTGGTAATCCGCTAGAGGTAAAAAATACTCAGTAA